One window of the Hoplias malabaricus isolate fHopMal1 chromosome Y, fHopMal1.hap1, whole genome shotgun sequence genome contains the following:
- the LOC136679102 gene encoding uncharacterized protein: MEEADRLCELLYLWLEKQEQCSEKLLALAEELESLRFKSTVAQTIGNATAVVGFGAAIAATVLTAGLAAPLVAAGAGTVVTLASKLTESGLSMKTMGEAEDIIKKVEEIEGDIQTKLKALKEKCGGSRQGAHSSTDSSDDESDDESEVNTQIMVALARRHELNVPVDLLRSFFTATNFHRAAFGGRGSSVGTGTFVQNGLLAFSFFALNASISVSSKEAVKHLGFFSMKAVIKQTARVAGCSLGLGLSLYDYIQNVKDLARDDHKTEASKSLRDAARKMKEHAETLKENLDAQREIIKKLSELKVLIKKLGGYSCAMDEIGEKVLNYIAATCYNQSVISWLEETCNRVQLLNLLRFVRDHLLEYLEEETKRRQRRHLHIVFVAHGSINEMFMPAAALVPTPSIIDTLLYSPWNCLINAVAACGIAEGSIRLQQRRFCMLDGGEANNRYPSSWNAMRKSRYNIPVIMLHSMHPDDDNAWKTFVQLGGNLYREDRIIVPYIMPIKGPSIPFFVLVFATSFLLMITGVQATVHLAACLDRAGSSPKPEEWERQYAYTYDNTYMTLDMNAMEMDQFLLEAMKSMFDICSRRH, encoded by the exons ATGGAGGAAGCAGACCGGTTGTGTGAACTGCTCTACTTGTGGCTAGAGAAGCAGGAACAATGTTCAGAGAAGCTCTTGGCTTTAGCAGAAGAGCTGGAGAGTCTTCGATTCAAAAGTACCGTAGCTCAGACTATTGGAAATGCCACAGCTGTGGTCGGCTTTGGTGCAGCAATAGCTGCCACAGTTTTAACAGCAGGTCTGGCTGCTCCTCTAGTTGCAGCCGGAGCAGGCACAGTTGTGACTTTGGCTTCCAAGTTGACAGAGTCTGGCCTGTCCATGAAGACTATGGGAGAAGCAGAAGATATTATTAAAAAGGTCGAGGAGATTGAAGGGGATATCCAAACGAAGCTGAAAGCACTGAAGGAAAAGTGTGGTGGAAGCAGACAGGGGGCTCATTCCTCCACAGACTCATCTGATGATGAGTCTGATGATGAGTCTGAGGTCAACACTCAAATTATGGTAGCACTGGCCCGTAGGCATGAGCTGAATGTGCCTGTGGACCTTCTCAGGAGCTTCTTCACGGCCACAAATTTTCATCGGGCAGCATTCGGTGGAAGAGGATCTTCCGTTGGCACAGGCACTTTTGTTCAGAATGGGTTACTAGCATTTTCCTTTTTTGCCTTGAATGCAAGCATAAGTGTATCATCCAAAGAAGCGGTCAAGCACCTTGGGTTCTTCAGCATGAAAGCCGTCATTAAACAAACAGCTCGG gtcGCTGGTTGTTCTTTAGGCCTGGGCCTGTCCCTGTACGACTACATTCAAAACGTAAAAGATTTGGCACGTGACGATCACAAAACAGAGGCCAGTAAATCCCTGCGAGATGCAGCCAGAAAAATGAAGGAACATGCAGAAACTCTGAAGGAAAACCTGGATGCACAGCG GGAGATCATCAAAAAACTGTCAGAACTGAAGGTGCTTATTAAAAAGCTGGGTGGATACTCCTGTGCTATGGATGAGATTGGAGAGAAAGTGTTGAATTACATCGCTGCAACATGCTACAACCAAAGCGTCATTTCCTGGCTGGAGGAGACTTGTAATCGGGTTCAGTTGCTGAATCTTCTTCGATTTGTTAGAGATCATTTGCTTGAATATCTTGAAGAGGAAACAAAGAGGCGACAACGCAGGCATTTGCACATTGTGTTTGTGGCTCATGGTTCAATTAATGAAATGTTCATGCCAGCAGCTGCCCTTGTGCCCACACCTTCCATCATTGATACCCTCCTCTACTCTCCATGGAACTGCTTAATTAATGCAGTGGCTGCATGTGGTATTGCTGAAGGAAGCATCAGACTTCAACAAAGACGGTTTTGCATGCTGGACGGAGGGGAAGCCAACAATCGTTACCCTTCGAGCTGGAATGCAATGCGTAAATCCAGATATAACATCCCAGTAATTATGCTTCATTCTATGCACCCAGATGATGATAATGCATGGAAGACGTTTGTGCAACTTGGAGGGAATCTGTACAGGGAAGACCGCATCATCGTCCCATACATTATGCCAATTAAAGGTCCAAGCATCCCtttctttgttcttgttttcGCGACGTCGTTCCTCCTCATGATTACAGGAGTACAAGCCACTGTGCATCTGGCGGCTTGTTTAGATCGAGCTGGGAGCAGTCCAAAGCCTGAAGAATGGGAGAGACAGTATGCCTACACTTATGACAACACTTACATGACTCTAGATATGAATGCAATGGAAATGGATCAGTTTCTGCTCGAAGCGATGAAATCAATGTTTGACATCTGTAGCAGGCGTCACTGA
- the LOC136679303 gene encoding uncharacterized protein: MEEADQLCELLYLWLEKQEQCSEKLLALAEELESRRFKSTIAQTIGNATAVVGFSAAIAATALTAGLAAPLVAAGAGAVMTLASKLTESGLSMKTMREAKDVIKKVEEIEGDIQTKLKALKEKCGGSRQGAHSSTESSDEESDDESEVNTHIMVALAHRHKLNVPVDLLRSFSTTTNFHRAAFSGRGPSIGTGTFVRNGLLAFSFFALNASISVSSKEAVKHLGFFSMKATIKQTARVAGCSLGLGLSLYDYIQNIKDLARDDHKTEASKSLRDSARKMKEHAETLKENLDAQREIIKKLSELKVLIKKLGGYSCAMDEIGEKVLNYIAATCYNQSVISWLEETDHQVQLLNHLRFVRDHLLEYLEEETKRQRRRHLHIVFVAHGTITESFMPAAALVPTPSIIDTLLYSPWNCLINAVAACGIAEGSIKLEERLFLMEETGQKANNNIPSDWNSMRESIYNIPVIMLHSMHPDDDNAWKKFVEIGGNLYREDRIIVPYIMPSEGPGIPFFVLVFATSFLLMITGVKATVHLVASLDRAGSTPKPKEWAKQYSYTDDETYMTLDRNAKKMDQFLLEAMKSMFDICNRGH, encoded by the exons ATGGAGGAAGCAGATCAGTTGTGTGAACTGCTCTACTTGTGGCTAGAGAAGCAGGAACAATGTTCAGAGAAGCTCTTGGCTTTAGCAGAAGAGCTGGAGAGTCGTCGATTCAAAAGTACCATAGCTCAGACTATCGGAAATGCCACAGCTGTGGTCGGCTTTAGTGCAGCAATAGCTGCCACAGCTTTAACAGCAGGTCTGGCTGCTCCTCTAGTTGCAGCCGGAGCTGGCGCAGTTATGACTTTGGCCTCCAAGTTGACAGAGTCTGGCCTGTCCATGAAGACTATGAGAGAAGCAAAAGATGTTATTAAAAAGGTCGAGGAGATTGAAGGGGATATCCAAACGAAGCTGAAAGCACTGAAGGAAAAGTGTGGTGGAAGCAGACAGGGGGCTCATTCCTCCACAGAATCGTCTGATGAGGAGTCTGATGATGAGTCTGAGGTCAACACTCATATTATGGTAGCACTGGCCCATAGGCATAAGCTGAATGTGCCTGTGGACCTTCTCAGGAGCTTCTCCACGACCACAAATTTTCATCGGGCAGCATTCAGTGGAAGAGGACCTTCCATTGGCACAGGCACTTTTGTTCGGAATGGGTTACTAGCATTTTCCTTTTTTGCCTTGAATGCAAGCATAAGTGTGTCATCCAAAGAAGCGGTCAAGCACCTTGGGTTCTTCAGCATGAAAGCCACCATTAAACAAACAGCTCGG gtCGCTGGTTGTTCTTTAGGCCTGGGCCTGTCCCTGTACGACTACATTCAAAACATAAAAGATTTGGCACGTGACGATCACAAAACAGAGGCCAGTAAATCCCTGCGAGATTCAGCCAGAAAAATGAAGGAACATGCAGAAACCCTGAAGGAAAACCTGGATGCACAGCG GGAGATCATCAAAAAACTGTCAGAACTGAAGGTGCTTATTAAAAAGCTGGGTGGATACTCCTGTGCTATGGATGAGATTGGAGAGAAAGTGTTGAATTACATCGCTGCAACATGCTACAACCAAAGCGTCATTTCCTGGCTGGAGGAGACTGATCATCAGGTTCAGTTGCTGAATCATCTTCGATTTGTTAGAGATCATTTGCTTGAATATCTTGAAGAGGAAACAAAGAGGCAACGACGTAGGCATTTGCACATTGTGTTTGTGGCTCATGGTACAATTACAGAAAGTTTCATGCCAGCAGCTGCCCTTGTGCCCACACCTTCCATCATTGATACCCTCCTCTACTCTCCATGGAACTGCTTAATTAATGCAGTGGCTGCATGTGGTATTGCTGAAGGAAGCATCAAACTTGAAGAAAGACTATTTCTCATGGAGGAAACAGGACAGAAAGCCAACAATAATATACCTTCGGACTGGAATTCAATGCGTGAATCCATATATAACATCCCAGTAATTATGCTTCATTCTATGCACCCAGATGATGATAATGCATGGAAGAAGTTTGTGGAGATTGGAGGGAATCTGTACAGGGAAGACCGCATCATCGTCCCATACATTATGCCAAGTGAAGGTCCAGGCATCCCtttctttgttcttgttttcGCGACGTCGTTCCTCCTCATGATTACAGGAGTAAAAGCCACTGTGCATCTGGTGGCTAGTTTAGATCGAGCTGGGAGCACTCCAAAGCCTAAAGAATGGGCGAAACAGTATTCCTACACTGATGACGAGACCTACATGACTCTAGATAGGAATGCAAAGAAAATGGATCAGTTTCTGCTCGAAGCGATGAAATCAATGTTTGACATCTGTAACAGGGGTCACTGA
- the LOC136679324 gene encoding uncharacterized protein, translating into MEEADRLCELLYLWLEKQERCSEKLLALAEELESLRFKSTIAQTIGNATAVVGFGAALGASVLTVGVASPLVAAGAGAVVTLASKLTESGLSIKTMSEAKDVFKKVKDIEGDIQTKLKALKEKCGGSRQGAHSSTDWSDESDDESDDESDDESEFSTQILVALARRHKLNVPVDLLRSFSTATNFHRAAFSRRGPSIGTGAFVRNGLLAFSFCVLNASTSVSSKEAVKHLGFFSMKAAIKQTARVAGCSLGLGLSLYDYIQNIKDLANDVHKTEASKFLRDAARKMKEHAETLKENLDAQREIIKKLSELKVLIKKLGGYSCAMDEIGEKVLNYIAATCYNQSVISWLEETDHQVQLLNHLRFVRDHLLEYLEEETKRHRRRHLHIVFVAHGSINEMFMPAAALVPTPSIIDTLLYSPWNCSIDAMAACGIAEGSIRLQQRRFCMLDGGEANNRYPSNWNAMRKSRYNIPVIMLNSMHPDDDNAWKTFVQLGGNLYREDRIIVPYIMPSEGLSIPFFVLVFTTSFLLMITGVQATVHLAACLGRAGSAAKPEEWERQYAYTYDNTYMTVDMNAMEMDQFLLEAMKSMFDICNRRH; encoded by the exons ATGGAGGAAGCAGACCGGTTGTGTGAACTGCTCTACTTGTGGCTAGAGAAGCAGGAACGATGTTCAGAGAAGCTCTTGGCTTTAGCAGAAGAGCTGGAGAGTCTTCGATTCAAAAGTACCATAGCTCAGACTATTGGAAATGCCACAGCGGTGGTTGGCTTCGGTGCAGCATTAGGTGCCTCAGTTTTAACAGTAGGCGTGGCTTCTCCTCTAGTTGCAGCCGGAGCAGGTGCAGTTGTGACTTTGGCTTCCAAGTTGACAGAGTCTGGCCTGTCCATAAAGACTATGAGTGAAGCaaaagatgtttttaaaaaagtcaaGGATATTGAAGGGGATATCCAAACGAAGCTGAAAGCACTGAAGGAAAAGTGTGGTGGAAGCAGACAGGGGGCTCATTCCTCCACAGACTGGTCTGATGAGTCTGATGATGAGTCTGATGATGAGTCTGATGATGAGTCTGAGTTCAGCACTCAAATTCTGGTAGCACTGGCCCGTAGGCATAAGCTGAATGTGCCTGTGGACCTTCTCAGGAGCTTCTCCACGGCCACAAATTTTCATCGGGCAGCATTCAGTAGAAGAGGACCTTCCATTGGCACAGGCGCTTTTGTTCGGAATGGGTTACTAGCATTTTCCTTTTGTGTCTTGAATGCAAGCACAAGTGTGTCGTCCAAAGAAGCGGTCAAGCACCTTGGGTTCTTCAGCATGAAAGCCGCCATTAAACAAACAGCTCGG gtCGCTGGTTGTTCTTTAGGCCTGGGCCTGTCCCTGTACGACTACATTCAAAACATAAAAGATTTGGCAAATGACGTTCACAAAACAGAGGCCAGTAAATTCCTACGAGATGCAGCCAGAAAAATGAAGGAACATGCAGAAACCCTGAAGGAAAACCTGGATGCACAGCG GGAGATCATCAAAAAACTGTCAGAACTGAAGGTGCTTATTAAAAAGCTGGGTGGATACTCCTGTGCTATGGATGAGATTGGAGAGAAAGTGTTGAATTACATCGCTGCAACATGCTACAACCAAAGCGTCATTTCCTGGCTGGAGGAGACTGATCATCAGGTTCAGTTGCTGAATCATCTTCGATTTGTTAGGGATCATTTGCTTGAATATCTTGAAGAGGAAACAAAGAGGCACCGACGCAGGCATTTGCACATTGTGTTTGTGGCTCATGGTTCAATTAATGAAATGTTCATGCCAGCAGCTGCCCTTGTGCCCACACCTTCCATCATTGATACCCTCCTCTACTCTCCATGGAACTGCTCAATTGATGCAATGGCTGCATGTGGTATTGCTGAAGGAAGCATCAGACTTCAACAAAGACGATTTTGCATGCTGGACGGAGGGGAAGCCAACAATCGTTACCCTTCGAACTGGAATGCAATGCGTAAATCCAGATATAACATCCCAGTAATTATGCTTAATTCTATGCACCCAGATGATGATAATGCATGGAAGACGTTTGTGCAGCTTGGAGGGAATCTGTACAGGGAAGACCGCATCATCGTCCCATACATTATGCCAAGTGAAGGTCTAAGCATCCCtttctttgttcttgttttcacGACGTCATTCCTCCTCATGATTACAGGAGTACAAGCCACTGTGCATCTGGCGGCTTGTTTGGGGCGAGCTGGGAGCGCTGCAAAGCCTGAAGAATGGGAGAGACAGTATGCCTACACTTATGACAACACTTACATGACTGTAGATATGAATGCAATGGAAATGGATCAGTTTCTGCTCGAAGCGATGAAATCAATGTTTGACATCTGTAACAGGCGTCACTGA
- the LOC136679621 gene encoding uncharacterized protein encodes MEEADRLCELLYLWLEKQERCSEKLLALAEELESRRFKSTVAQSIGNATAVVGFGAALGASVLTAGLAVPLVAAGAGAVVTLASKVTESGLSIKTMKEAKDVIKKVEEIEGDIQMKLKALKEKCGGSRQGAHSFTDSSDDESDEESEVNTHIMVALARRHKLNVPVDLLRSFSTTTNFHQAAFGGRGPSIGTGAFVRNGLLAFSFYALNASTSVSSKEAVKHLGFFSMKATIKQTARVAGCSLGLGLSLYDYIQNIKDLARDDHKTEASKFLRDSARKMKEHAETLKENLDAQREILKKLSELKVLY; translated from the exons ATGGAGGAAGCAGACCGGTTGTGTGAACTGCTCTACTTGTGGCTAGAGAAGCAGGAACGGTGTTCAGAGAAGCTCTTGGCTTTAGCAGAAGAGCTGGAGAGTCGTCGATTCAAAAGTACCGTAGCTCAGAGTATCGGAAATGCCACAGCTGTGGTCGGCTTTGGTGCAGCATTAGGTGCCTCAGTTTTAACAGCAGGTCTGGCTGTTCCTCTAGTTGCAGCCGGAGCAGGTGCAGTTGTGACTTTGGCTTCCAAGGTGACAGAGTCTGGCCTGTCCATAAAGACTATGAAAGAAGCAAAAGATGTTATTAAAAAAGTCGAGGAGATTGAAGGGGATATCCAAATGAAGCTGAAAGCACTGAAGGAAAAGTGTGGTGGAAGCAGACAGGGGGCTCATTCCTTCACAGACTCGTCTGATGATGAGTCTGATGAGGAGTCTGAGGTCAACACTCATATTATGGTAGCACTGGCCCGTAGGCATAAGCTGAATGTGCCTGTGGACCTTCTCAGGAGCTTCTCCACGACCACAAATTTTCATCAGGCAGCATTCGGTGGAAGAGGACCTTCCATTGGCACAGGCGCTTTTGTTCGGAATGGGTTACTAGCATTTTCCTTTTATGCCTTGAATGCAAGCACAAGTGTGTCGTCCAAAGAAGCGGTCAAGCACCTTGGGTTCTTCAGCATGAAAGCCACCATTAAACAAACAGCTCGG gtCGCTGGTTGTTCTTTAGGCCTGGGCCTGTCCCTGTACGACTACATTCAAAACATAAAAGATTTGGCACGTGATGATCACAAAACAGAGGCCAGTAAATTCCTGCGAGATTCAGCCAGAAAAATGAAGGAACATGCAGAAACTCTGAAGGAAAACCTGGATGCACAGCG GGAGATCTTAAAAAAACTGTCAGAACTGAAGGtgctttattaa
- the LOC136679198 gene encoding BTB/POZ domain-containing protein 2-like isoform X1 translates to MLLLCAVCFPQHFASESCKMAAGENSGRAPCLNFSTPGPLGNSQPSNSAYISASNSGGGSAGIGGGSQSAARRSNPQSGPSGPESAGLASGPPLNTRNSVPQASAQGPAGAAAAHGGSMAGVASNMLGSTSNSLAVAAAPGPATHSSHSSVAPAAAAAVLVYREPVYNWQATKSTVKERFAFLFNNEVLSDVHFLVGKGLGVQRIPAHRFVLAVGSAVFDAMFNGGMATTSTEIELPDVEPAAFLALLKFLYSDEVQIGPETVMTTLYTAKKYAVPALEAHCVEFLKKNLRADNAFMLLTQARLFDEPQLASLCLENIDKNTGDALAAEGFTDIDLDTLVAVLERDTLGVREVHLFGAAVRWAEAEAHRQQYQPTPENKRRVLGKALTLIRFPLMTIEEFAAGPAQSGILTDREVVSLFLHFTVNPKPRVEFIDRPRCCLRGKECSITRFGQVESRWGYSGTSDRIRFSVNRRIFVVGFGLYGSIHGPTDYQVNIQIIHTDSNTVLGQNDTGFSCDGSANTFRVMFKEPVEILPNVNYTACATLKGPDSHYGTKGMRKVTHESSGSGTKTCFTFCYAAGNNNGTSVEDGQIPEVIFYT, encoded by the exons atgctgctgctgtgtgcGGTTTGTTTTCCGCAGCACTTCGCCTCGGAGAGCTGTAAGATGGCCGCGGGAGAGAACAGCGGCCGGGCGCCGTGTTTGAATTTCTCCACTCCGGGGCCTCTGGGGAACAGCCAGCCGAGCAACAGCGCGTACATTTCTGCATCAAACAGCGGTGGAGGCTCGGCTGGGATAGGCGGGGGCTCGCAGAGTGCAGCGAGACGCTCGAACCCGCAGTCGGGGCCCAGCGGCCCTGAAAGCGCTGGTCTCGCGTCAGGGCCGCCGCTGAATACGAGAAACTCTGTCCCGCAGGCCTCGGCACAGGGCCCCGCCGGGGCTGCGGCGGCACACGGAGGCTCCATGGCCGGCGTAGCATCTAACATGCTAGGCTCGACCTCGAATTCTCTGGCCGTTGCAGCAGCCCCAGGCCCGGCTACACACTCGTCCCACTCCTCGGTGGCTCCGGCAGCGGCTGCGGCGGTTCTCGTTTACAGGGAGCCCGTCTACAACTGGCAAGCGACGAAGAGCACCGTGAAGGAGAGGTTCGCCTTCCTCTTCAATAACGAAGTCCTCAGTGACGTTCATTTTCTGGTCGGAAAAGGACTCGGAGTACAGCGCATACCGGCACACAG GTTTGTCTTGGCTGTTGGCAGTGCTGTATTTGATGCTATGTTTAATGGTGGCATGGCCACCACTTCAACAGAAATAGAGCTGCCTGATGTTGAACCTGCTGCTTTCCTGGCCTTGCTCAA GTTCCTGTACTCTGACGAGGTCCAGATTGGCCCAGAGACTGTGATGACCACTCtgtacactgcaaaaaaatatGCCGTCCCAGCCCTGGAGGCTCACTGTGTGGAGTTCCTCAAGAAGAATCTGCGTGCTGACAATGCATTCATGCTCCTCACACAG GCGCGTCTTTTTGATGAACCCCAGCTTGCAAGTCTGTGCCTTGAGAACATTGATAAGAACACAGGTGATGCTCTGGCTGCAGAGGGCTTCACAGATATAGATCTGG ATACGCTGGTTGCGGTGTTGGAGCGGGACACACTGGGGGTGCGAGAGGTGCACTTGTTTGGGGCCGCGGTTCGTTGGGCTGAGGCAGAGGCTCACCGTCAACAGTACCAACCCACACCCGAGAACAAAAGACGCGTGTTGGGTAAAGCCCTCACCCTCATCCGCTTCCCTTTAATGACCATAGAGGAGTTTGCCGCAG GTCCAGCACAATCAGGAATCCTGACGGACAGAGAGGTGGTCAGTCTCTTCCTGCACTTCACAGTGAACCCCAAACCACGTGTGGAGTTTATCGACCGGCCGCGCTGCTGCCTGCGTGGGAAAGAGTGCAGCATCACGAGATTCGGGCAAGTGGAGAGCCGCTGGGGATACAGCGGAACTAGTGACCGCATCCG aTTCTCAGTAAACCGCAGGATATTTGTTGTGGGTTTTGGACTGTATGGTTCCATACACGGACCTACAGACTATCAGGTCAACATACAG ATCATTCACACAGACAGCAACACAGTGCTTGGTCAGAATGACACGGGTTTCAGCTGCGACGGATCAGCAAACACTTTCAGGGTCATGTTCAAAGAGCCAGTGGAGATCCTGCCCAATGTAAACTACACGGCCTGTGCTACTCTTAAG GGTCCAGACTCTCACTATGGTACCAAAGGCATGCGGAAGGTTACCCATGAGTCCTCGGGTTCCGGCACCAAAACCTGTTTCACCTTCTGTTACGCTGCCGGCAACAACAATGGCACTTCTGTCGAGGATGGACAAATCCCAGAGGTCATCTTCTACACATAA
- the LOC136679198 gene encoding BTB/POZ domain-containing protein 2-like isoform X2 — translation MLLLCAVCFPQHFASESCKMAAGENSGRAPCLNFSTPGPLGNSQPSNSAYISASNSGGGSAGIGGGSQSAARRSNPQSGPSGPESAGLASGPPLNTRNSVPQASAQGPAGAAAAHGGSMAGVASNMLGSTSNSLAVAAAPGPATHSSHSSVAPAAAAAVLVYREPVYNWQATKSTVKERFAFLFNNEVLSDVHFLVGKGLGVQRIPAHRFVLAVGSAVFDAMFNGGMATTSTEIELPDVEPAAFLALLKFLYSDEVQIGPETVMTTLYTAKKYAVPALEAHCVEFLKKNLRADNAFMLLTQARLFDEPQLASLCLENIDKNTGDALAAEGFTDIDLDTLVAVLERDTLGVREVHLFGAAVRWAEAEAHRQQYQPTPENKRRVLGPAQSGILTDREVVSLFLHFTVNPKPRVEFIDRPRCCLRGKECSITRFGQVESRWGYSGTSDRIRFSVNRRIFVVGFGLYGSIHGPTDYQVNIQIIHTDSNTVLGQNDTGFSCDGSANTFRVMFKEPVEILPNVNYTACATLKGPDSHYGTKGMRKVTHESSGSGTKTCFTFCYAAGNNNGTSVEDGQIPEVIFYT, via the exons atgctgctgctgtgtgcGGTTTGTTTTCCGCAGCACTTCGCCTCGGAGAGCTGTAAGATGGCCGCGGGAGAGAACAGCGGCCGGGCGCCGTGTTTGAATTTCTCCACTCCGGGGCCTCTGGGGAACAGCCAGCCGAGCAACAGCGCGTACATTTCTGCATCAAACAGCGGTGGAGGCTCGGCTGGGATAGGCGGGGGCTCGCAGAGTGCAGCGAGACGCTCGAACCCGCAGTCGGGGCCCAGCGGCCCTGAAAGCGCTGGTCTCGCGTCAGGGCCGCCGCTGAATACGAGAAACTCTGTCCCGCAGGCCTCGGCACAGGGCCCCGCCGGGGCTGCGGCGGCACACGGAGGCTCCATGGCCGGCGTAGCATCTAACATGCTAGGCTCGACCTCGAATTCTCTGGCCGTTGCAGCAGCCCCAGGCCCGGCTACACACTCGTCCCACTCCTCGGTGGCTCCGGCAGCGGCTGCGGCGGTTCTCGTTTACAGGGAGCCCGTCTACAACTGGCAAGCGACGAAGAGCACCGTGAAGGAGAGGTTCGCCTTCCTCTTCAATAACGAAGTCCTCAGTGACGTTCATTTTCTGGTCGGAAAAGGACTCGGAGTACAGCGCATACCGGCACACAG GTTTGTCTTGGCTGTTGGCAGTGCTGTATTTGATGCTATGTTTAATGGTGGCATGGCCACCACTTCAACAGAAATAGAGCTGCCTGATGTTGAACCTGCTGCTTTCCTGGCCTTGCTCAA GTTCCTGTACTCTGACGAGGTCCAGATTGGCCCAGAGACTGTGATGACCACTCtgtacactgcaaaaaaatatGCCGTCCCAGCCCTGGAGGCTCACTGTGTGGAGTTCCTCAAGAAGAATCTGCGTGCTGACAATGCATTCATGCTCCTCACACAG GCGCGTCTTTTTGATGAACCCCAGCTTGCAAGTCTGTGCCTTGAGAACATTGATAAGAACACAGGTGATGCTCTGGCTGCAGAGGGCTTCACAGATATAGATCTGG ATACGCTGGTTGCGGTGTTGGAGCGGGACACACTGGGGGTGCGAGAGGTGCACTTGTTTGGGGCCGCGGTTCGTTGGGCTGAGGCAGAGGCTCACCGTCAACAGTACCAACCCACACCCGAGAACAAAAGACGCGTGTTGG GTCCAGCACAATCAGGAATCCTGACGGACAGAGAGGTGGTCAGTCTCTTCCTGCACTTCACAGTGAACCCCAAACCACGTGTGGAGTTTATCGACCGGCCGCGCTGCTGCCTGCGTGGGAAAGAGTGCAGCATCACGAGATTCGGGCAAGTGGAGAGCCGCTGGGGATACAGCGGAACTAGTGACCGCATCCG aTTCTCAGTAAACCGCAGGATATTTGTTGTGGGTTTTGGACTGTATGGTTCCATACACGGACCTACAGACTATCAGGTCAACATACAG ATCATTCACACAGACAGCAACACAGTGCTTGGTCAGAATGACACGGGTTTCAGCTGCGACGGATCAGCAAACACTTTCAGGGTCATGTTCAAAGAGCCAGTGGAGATCCTGCCCAATGTAAACTACACGGCCTGTGCTACTCTTAAG GGTCCAGACTCTCACTATGGTACCAAAGGCATGCGGAAGGTTACCCATGAGTCCTCGGGTTCCGGCACCAAAACCTGTTTCACCTTCTGTTACGCTGCCGGCAACAACAATGGCACTTCTGTCGAGGATGGACAAATCCCAGAGGTCATCTTCTACACATAA